In Paenibacillus dendritiformis, the DNA window GAGAGCGGCGGCACGGCGCTCACGCCGATAGGCGAGGAAGGCAAGAAGATGCTGCTGTACAAAATTTTGCAGCGGCGCAAGCCCGAGCTGCCTCTGTTCGCCGGAGCGGCGGAGCAATTCGGCTTCATCGAAAAATTGAATGATCTGTTCGACGAGATGAAGCGGTACCGGATCCAGGCTTCCGAGCTGGATGAGCATGCCGCGTTCGTCCAGGAGCATGTGGACGGCCAGCCCCTTCTGTCGGCCAAGCTGCATGATTTGTCCGCCGTGCTGCGCGAGTACGAGACCGAGCTGGAGCAGCAGTATTTGGACGGAGAGGATGTGCTTGTCCGTTTGGCGGAAGGCATTCCGCACTCGGAATATGTCCGGCAGGCGGAGATTTGGATTGACGGCTTCAACGGCTTCACGCCCCAGGAATATGCCGTGCTGGCATCGCTGCTCCTCCATGCCCGCCATGTGACCGTGGCGCTGTGCCTGGATCGGCCTTACGGCTTGGGCGAGGAGCTTCATGAGCTGAACCTGTTCCATCCTACGGCGACGACCTTTCTCAAGCTGAGCAGCATCGCCGATACGCTCGGCGTCGATATGGGCGAGGTCATACAGCTGGGCGGACAGGGCGGATTGCCAAGATTCGCTTCCTCGCCGATGCTCGCCCATCTGGAACGCCATTTCGATCGGCGTTCGGCTTACCGTTCTGCCTCCGCTGGCGGGGAGCGGGCGGAGATTCGCGTTCATGCGGCGGTCAACCGCCGGGCGGAAGTGGAAGGAGCGGCGCGCGACATTTTGCGCCGGGCGCAGGAGGAGGGCGTACGCTGGCGGGAGATGGCCGTCATGGTCAGGAACTTGCCGGATTACGCGGAATTGATCGATACGGTCTTCGGCGATGCGGGCATTCCTTATTTCACGGATCAGAAGCAAGCGGTGCTCCATCATCCGTTCGTCGAGATGACCCGCGCCGCGCTGGACATCCTGATCGGCCACTGGCGCTATGACGCGGTATTTCGCTTCGTGAAGACGGATTTCGTCCTGCCGGAAGACGGAAGCGTGACGAGGGAGTCATTCGATCGGCTGGAGAACTACGTGCTGGCCTGCGGCATCGAGGGATCGAAATGGACCAACGGACGCCCGTGGCCTGCCGAACCGCGGCAGTCGCTGGATCCCGACGATCCGGCGGCCGAAGAGAAGGCCGAGAGCGTGCCGGAGCAGGCCCCGGAATGGGCGGAGCAGTGCCGCCGCCGGATTGTCGAGCCCCTCTCCGCGCTGCAGCGCTCGCTCGCGCGAAGCCGGCATGTGCAGGACATGTGCGAGGCGCTGTACACGTTCTGGATCCGTCTCGGGGTGCCGGACAAGCTGGAGCGGATGAGTCAGGAGGCGCTGCTGGACGGGGATGTGCAGCTTTCCCGGGAGCATCGCCAGATCTGGGGCGAGATGCTCGATATTTTGGACCAGATGGTGGAGATGCTTGGCGGAGAGAAGATGCCGCTCGAGCTGTACGCCGGGATGCTGGAGACCGGCTTCGAGAGCGTGAAGCTGGCGCTCGTGCCTCCCGCGCTTGATCAGGTGCTGATCGCGTCCATGGATCGGACGCGTTCGAGCCAGATTAAGCATCTGTATGTGCTTGGCGTGAACGACGGGGTAATGCCTGCGCGTCCGATCGAGGACGGGCTGCTGACCGAGTATGAGCGGGATCTGCTGCTCGCGATCGGGATGGAGCTGGCGCCCGGCATCCGGCGCAAGCTGCTGGACGAGCGGTTCGTCATCTATCATGCCTTCACTTCTCCGAGCGAGAGCTTGTGGCTCAGCTACGCGCTGGCCGACGAGGAAGGCCGCTCGCTGCTCCCTTCGGAGACGGTGCGGCAGATTCGGGGGCTGTTCCCGGGCATGCAGGAGGAGCTCCTGTTGGCGGAGCCGAATGAATTTGTGCCGGAAGCGGAGCAGGCCGATTTCATCGCCTATCCGGAAGCGGCGCTGAGACATTTGATCGCCCAGTTGAGGGAATGGCGGCAAGGCCGCCCGATCGCGGATCTGTGGTGGGATGTGTACCGGTGGTTCGCCGCGCAGCCGGCTTGGCGGGAGCGGCTGAAGACGGTGCTCGGATCGCTCGCCTACCGCAACCAGGCGCAGGCGCTGACGGCCGGCACGAGCCGGCAGCTGTACGGGCAGCTGCTGCGGACGAGCGTCTCCCGCATGGAGCGGTTCGTCGCCTGCCCGTTCTCGCATTTCGCCTCGCATGGCTTGAAGCTGAAGGAACGAAGGCTGTATCGGCTGGAGGCGCCGGATATCGGCCAGCTATTCCATGCGGCGCTAAGCCGCTTTGCCGGCGAGCTGCAGGCCCAGCACCGCTCCTGGGCGGAGCTGACGCCCCAGGAATGCCAGGCGGAAGCGGATCGCATCGTCGATCTGCTGGCCCCCCGGCTTCAGGGGGAGATTCTGCTCAGCTCCGAACGGTACGGCCATATATCCGGCAAGCTGAAGCGCATCGTCGGACGGGCCGCGGCCGTGATGGGCGAGCATGCCAAGCGGGGACAATTCGAGCCGGTGGCGCTGGAGATGGATTTCGGTCCCGACAAGCCGCTGCCGCCGCTTCGCTTCACGCTGGACAACGGCTGCACGATGGAGATTATCGGCCGCATCGACCGCGTCGACAAGGCGGAGAGCGAGCGGGGCGTCCTGCTGCGGGTGATCGATTACAAGTCCAGCCAGACGGACCTGGCTCTCCATGACGTGTACTACGGGCTGTCGCTGCAGATGCTCACCTATTTGGACGTGCTCCTTACCTTTGCGGAGGAGTGGCTCGGCACGGAGGCGACAGCCGCCGGAACCCTTTATTTCCATGTGCACAATCCGCTCCTCCAGGCGGCGAACGGCTTGAATGAGGAGCAGGCTTACGAGCAGCTCCTGAAGCGATTCAAAATGAAAGGGCTCATCCTGGCCGACCGCGAGGCCGTGCGTCTGATGGACGGTTCGGTGGAGCAAGGGCATTCCCAGGTGCTGCCGCTGGCGGTGAAGGCGGACGGATCGTTCTACAGCAATTCCTCCGTCGCGACGGAGGAGCAGTGGGATCTGCTCCGGGGAACCGTCCGTTCGGTCATCCGGGATATCGGGACGCGCATCACGAACGGCGATGTGGTGATCGAACCTTACCGGAGCGGCACGGCGACGGCATGCGATTTTTGTTCCTACAAGCCGGTCTGCCAATTCGACGAATTGGTGGACGGCAATCAATATCAACTGTTGCCGCGGCTGGGCAAAGACGAAGTATGGGCGAAGCTGAAGGGAGGCGAAGCGGTCGATGGACATGAACCGCGATGAACGGAATAGCCGGGAATATGAGAGCGGCGGCGAGGCTGGCGGGGCTTCCCGCTTGCCGTCGGCCGCTGCCGCCGGTCAGGAGAGCGATTCGCACGTTCTGACCGCCGCAGCGGCGTCTGTGGGCGAAGCAGAAGGGACGGCAGAGCTGCCGCCGAGGCCGCGCGAGAGCACGTGGACCGAGGAGCAGTGGCAAGCCATCGTCGACGGCGGCGAGAACATTTTGGTCGCGGCGGCAGCCGGTTCCGGGAAGACGGCCGTCTTGGTCGAGCGCATTATCCGCCGCATCAGCGACGAGGCAGCGATGCTGCATGTCGATCAGCTGCTCGTCGCCACCTTCACGAAGGCGGCCGCCGCCGAGATGCGGGAGCGCATCCGGCTGGCGCTGGAGCGCAAGCTCGAGGCGAACCCGGATTCGGAGCATTTGCGCCGCCAGCTCGCCCTGCTGAACCGCGCCTCGATCACGACGCTGCATTCCTTCTGTCTGGAGGTGATTCAGCGGCATTTCCAGGCGGTCCAGTTGGATCCGGCCTTCCGGGTCGCGAACGAGACCGAGATCGAGCTGCTGCGCCAGGACGTGCTGGAGGAGCTTTTCGAAGAGCGCTATGCCAGCAAGGATCCAGCCTTTGCGCGGATGGTCGATTGGTTCAGCGGAGAGCGCAATGACGAAGCCGCTTTCCGGCTCGTTCACCGGCTCTATGATTTCTCCCGCAGCCATCCGTGGCCGGAGGACTGGCTGGACAGCATGACCGCTTCGTTCGGTCCCGCGGACATCGCCGAGCTGGGCCGCTCCCCGTGGGCGGACAGCATTATGGCGGCGGCGCGGCTGACGCTGAACGGCATCGTCGAGCTGCTGCGCCAGGCGATCGCCCTGACGACGGCTCCGGGCGGTCCGGAGCCGTACCGCGCCGCGCTGGAGCAGGAGCTGGCCGGAGCGGCTGCCTTGGCTGACGCCGCCTCCTCCGTCCCGTGGGAACGGATGCATGAATCGTTCGGGCTGCTGAGCTTCGGACGGCTCGCGGCCTGCCGCGGGGATCAATACGACAAAGAGCTGCAGGAGCAAGTGAAGCGTCTGCGCGATCAGGCGAAGAAGCGCCTGCAGCAGGTGCGCGACGAGCTGTTCCGCCGGACGCCGGAGCAGTTCCTGCAGGAGCTTCATTCAATCCGGCCGGTGCTCGAAGCGCTGACTTCGGTCGTGCGCGAGTTCGGCGACCGGTTCGAGGCGGCCAAGCGGGCGAAGGGATGGCTTGATTTTGCCGATTTGGAGCACTACTGCCTCCGCATTTTGCGCGATCCTTCCTCCACGCCGGAACGGCCGGTGCCTTCCGCGGCGGCGCTGCTGTATCAGGAGCAGTTCGCCGAGATTTTGCTGGACGAGTATCAGGATACGAACATGGTCCAGGAAGCGATCGTGGACCTGATAACCCGTCCCGGACGGGGCAACCGGTTCATGGTAGGCGATGTGAAGCAGAGCATCTACCGCTTCCGCCTGGCGGAGCCGGGATTGTTCCAGAGCAAGTATGTCTCCTACGGGAAGAAAGGCCGCGGGCAAGGCATTCGCATCGATCTGGCCCGCAACTTCCGCAGCCGCGAAGGCATCGTCGATACGGTCAATATGGTATTCCGCCAGATTATGAACGCCGACGTAGCCGAACTCACTTATGACTCCGCGGCCGAGCTCGTATGCGGGGCGTCCTACCCGTCCGCCGAGGAGATCGCGGCGGAGAGCCGCCGCGGCCGGGAGGAGTTCGGCATGCCGTATTTCGCTACCGAACTGCTGCTTATTGACAAGGGCGTGCCGGCTCCGGCGGACGAAGCGGCGGAGGAGGAGGACGGCGAGACGGAACGGGCCGCATGGGATGCCGCCGAGCTGGAGACCGCGCGCCTGGAAGCGAGGGCAATCGCTTCGCGCATCCGCCGCATGACAGGAGACGAAGGGGAGCCCGCTTATCTCGTGTGCGACAAGGATCAGAAGCGGATGCGCCCGGTCACGTACCGGGATATGGTCATTCTGCTGCGGGCGACCCAAGCCTGGGCGCCGCTGATGATGGAGGAGCTGAGACGGGAAGGAATTCCGGCTTATGCCGAGTTCAGCACCGGCTATTTTACGGCGACGGAAGTGGAGATCGTGCTGTCCCTGCTGCGCGTCATCGACAATCCGCAGCAGGATATCCCGCTCGCCGCGGTGCTGCGTTCGCCGATCGTCGGCTTGAAGGAGGAGGAGCTGGCCCGGATTCGGCTGTACGGGCGAGGCAAGCCGTTCTATTGCGCCGTCATGGAAGCGGCGAGGGCGGAAGCGGAGCCCGGCTCTCCGTCGGCGGCGCCGCCGCAGATAGAGCTGGAGCTTCCCCGGTCAGCGGATGAGGGCGCGGATACGGCCCTTCGGCAAGGCCGCGGGGACTGGCAAGCGAAGCTGAACCGCTTCCTCGAGCGCCTGGAGCAGTGGCGGAATGCCGCGCGGCAAGGCCGGCTGTCCGAATTGATCTGGCGGGTGTACCGGGAGACCGGGTACTACGAGTGGGTCGGAGGACTGGCCGGCGGCCTGCAGCGCCAGGCGAATCTGCGCGCCCTGTATGATCGCGCCCGGCAGTATGAATCGTCCTCGATCCGGGGACTGTTCCGCTTCCTGCGGTTCATCGACCGGATGCGGGATACGGGCGGGGATCTCGGGACGGCCCGGGCGCTCGGCGAGCGGGAGGACGTCGTCCGCATTATGACGATTCACAAAAGCAAGGGGCTCGAATTCCCGGTCGTCATCGTCGCGGGGCTGTCGAAGCGGTTCAATCAGCAGGATTTGAACGCGTCCTTCCTGATGCACAAGCAGCTCGGCTTCGGTCCGAAGTACGTCGACGAGGAGAAGCGGGTCGCTTATCCGACGCTGCCGAATCTGGCCATTCGCCGGCAGATGAGGCTGGAGCTGCTGGCCGAGGAGCAGCGCGTGCTCTACGTGGCCTTGACCCGGCCGAAGGAGAAGCTCATTCTGATCGGCACGGTGCAGGACGCGGAGAAGTCGATTCGGAAATGGGGCGAGGCGCTTGATGCCGAGCGGCTGCTGCTGCCGGATTATTTGGTGGCGGAAGCCCGCTCGTATCTCGATTGGATCGGGCCTGCCCTCATCCGGCACCCGGCCGCGGCCGAATGGCGCCGGTATGCCGGCCTGCCGAACCGGAACGGAGAATGTCTGCTGGACGATCCGTCCCGGTGGCAGCTCGCGATCGTCCCGGCATCCGTCATTGCGGCGGGCGAACGTCTGGCGGACATGCCGGAGGATGAAGAGCGTGTGGCCCGCCTGAAGGCGCTGCGCCGGCTGGAGACGGGTGACGCGATCCCCCGTTCCGCTTGGACGGAGGTAATCGGGGAGCGGTTGTCCTGGCGCGATCCGCACCGCATCGTGACGCTGCTGCCGTCGAAGACATCCGTCACGGAGATGAAGCGGTTGGCCGCTTCCGATGATTGGCCGCCGGAGGACTGGATTGGCGATCCGGCAGGGCCCGGGGAAGGAGCGGTTGAGATGGCGGCGGACCCCGCGGGCCGAGAGTTCGCGGAGACGGCAGCGGGCGCGGGCGTCAATGAACCGGCCGCGGAGCCTGAGGAGGCTGGCGGCGATCAGCAGGCGAACGGTCCATATGCCGATCCGTCCCGCACTTTGTATCTGCGGCGGCCGAGGTTCATGGAACGGCGCGGCATCACGCCTGTCGAGCGGGGGACGGCTTACCATCTGCTGATGCAGCATCTTCCGCTGGATCGCCGGCTGACGGCGGACGAGGTGAATCAGACTCTCGACGATCTGGCAGCCCGGCTCATTATGACCCGGATGCAGGCGGATGCGCTGGATGCGGAGAGCGTCGCCGCTTTCTTCGACAGCGAGGTCGGCCGGCAGCTGGCCGAAGCGTCGTGGGTGAAGCGGGAGCTGCCGTTCAGCTATGGCCTCACGGCAACGGAAGCATACACGATCGAGGGCCTGCGTCGGCGCGAGTCGATGACGGCCGCCGCCGAAGCGCTGAGAAGCGGGAGCGCTCCCGAATCGGGGAATGCGCCGCGCTTCGTCGCGACCCCGGCCTTCGCCGCAATGGATTCATCCGGGGAGCTCGATCGGGAGACGGTGCTCGTGCAAGGGATTATCGATTGCCTGTTCGAATGGAACGGCGATCTGATTCTGCTCGATTACAAGACGGACAAAGTGCTGGCTCATCGGGGCGGCCTCCGCGGGCTGACGGAGCACTACCGCTTCCAGCTGGAGCTGTATGCGAGGGCGATCGAAGATATCTGGAAGCGGCCGGTCAAGCGGAAGGTGCTCTACTTTTTCGACGCCAAGCAGGCTTGCGAGCTGTAAAGAGGAGCGGCGGGCGGCTTCCTCCGCCTGCTAGCCCCGTCTAGGGTTTTTGATTTCGATTGGCGAGGATGGTGATATTCATGCGCATTTTACATACCGCGGATTGGCATTTCGGACGGACGCTGGAAGGGCGGAGCCGTCTGGAGGAGCAGGCGGCGTTCGTCGATGAGCTGGTGGCGATGGCGGAGGAGGAGCGGGTCGATCTCGTTCTGATCGCGGGGGATGTCTATGATTCGGTCAACCCTCCGGCTGCCGCGGAGCAGTTGTTCTATGAAGCGGCGGCCCGCTTGTCGGATGGGGGCAGACGCCCAATCGTCATTATTTCCGGCAATCATGATCATCCGGACCGGTTATCCGCCTCCGCTCCGCTCGTCGGGGAGCGGGGCGTCTTCCTTATTGGACAGCCGACGCTGGATGCGGTCGTCGTGCCGTGCGCGCGGACGGGGGAAGAGGCGGTTATCGCGGCCTTGCCCTACCCGTCGGAAGCGCGGCTGGGCGAGCTGCTGTCGGAGGAGGCCGAGGAGCAGGCGGTTCGCCGGGCCTACAGCGCCCGCGTGTCGCAATTGCTGGCCCGGCAGGCGCGGCGGTTCCGCCCCACGGCGATCAATCTCGCCATGAGCCACCTGTATGTGCTGGGCGGAGCGGAGTCCGATTCGGAGCGCCCGATTCAGGTCGGGGGCGCCTACACGGTCGATCCGGCTGCCTTCGGCTGCCAGGGCGCGCCGGCCGCGCCCCAATATACGGCGCTGGGGCATCTGCACCGGCCCCAGCGCGTCAAGGGGCCGGGCGTTATCCGCTACAGCGGATCGCCGCTCGCCTACAGCTTCTCGGAGGCCGGGCAGGCCAAATCGGTGACGCTGCTCGATCTGGCGCCCGGCGCGGAAGCGGTCCCCGAGGAGCGATATCTGTCGTCCGGCCGTCCGCTTGCGGAATGGAACGCCCGCGGAGGCTATGAGGAAGTGATGCGCTGGATCGAGGAAGGACGCGACAGCCGCGCCTGGCTGGATGTCAGCCTGACGCTGACCGAGGCCCTGACGATGGATCAGATTCAGAAGCTGCGCCGTGCCCATGAGGGCATCGTTCATATCCGGCCGGTCTATGCGGAAGCGGAACGGGAGACAGAAGACCAGGTGCGGCTGAGCGAGCTGCCGGTGCAGGAGATGTTCCGCCGTTTCTATGAGCGGCAGACCGGCGGCGCTCAGCCGGATGACGCGCTTGTCGCCTGCTTCCTTGAACTGATTGAGCCCGAAGCCGAAGAGAAGGAGGAGAGCGCATGAAGCCGATCGAATTGAGGCTGGCCGGACTGCAGAGCTACCGGGAAGAGCAGCGGATCGACTTCGGGAAGCTGTGCGAGACCGGGCTGTTCGGCATTTTCGGCCCCACGGGAAGCGGCAAATCCTCCATCCTCGACGCGATGACGTTGGCGCTGTACGGCAAGGTCGAGCGCGCGTCGGGCGGAACTCAGGGAATTTTGAACCAGATGGAGAATATGCTGTCGGTTTCCTTTACCTTCGCTCTGCACGGCGCGGCCGGCCCGCGCACGTTCCGGGTCGAGCGGCGCTTCAAGCGAACCGGCGACGTGACGGTGGGGAGCACCTTGACCCGCTTCATCGAGCTCCGGCCGGAAGGCGATATCGTGCTGGCGGACAAGCTGGCGGAGGTGAACCGCTGCGTGGAAGAGCAGATCGGGCTGAAGATGGACGATTTCACGCGGGCGGTCGTGCTGCCGCAGGGCAAATTCGCCGAGTTCCTCTCCTTGAAGGGGAGCGAGCGCCGGCAGA includes these proteins:
- a CDS encoding exonuclease SbcCD subunit D, whose translation is MRILHTADWHFGRTLEGRSRLEEQAAFVDELVAMAEEERVDLVLIAGDVYDSVNPPAAAEQLFYEAAARLSDGGRRPIVIISGNHDHPDRLSASAPLVGERGVFLIGQPTLDAVVVPCARTGEEAVIAALPYPSEARLGELLSEEAEEQAVRRAYSARVSQLLARQARRFRPTAINLAMSHLYVLGGAESDSERPIQVGGAYTVDPAAFGCQGAPAAPQYTALGHLHRPQRVKGPGVIRYSGSPLAYSFSEAGQAKSVTLLDLAPGAEAVPEERYLSSGRPLAEWNARGGYEEVMRWIEEGRDSRAWLDVSLTLTEALTMDQIQKLRRAHEGIVHIRPVYAEAERETEDQVRLSELPVQEMFRRFYERQTGGAQPDDALVACFLELIEPEAEEKEESA
- the addB gene encoding helicase-exonuclease AddAB subunit AddB, producing MALHFIIGRSGSGKSAHLLNEIRRRLETQPDGPPMILLVPEQGTFQAEHALVTSERLSGMLRTQVLSFRRLAYRVMQESGGTALTPIGEEGKKMLLYKILQRRKPELPLFAGAAEQFGFIEKLNDLFDEMKRYRIQASELDEHAAFVQEHVDGQPLLSAKLHDLSAVLREYETELEQQYLDGEDVLVRLAEGIPHSEYVRQAEIWIDGFNGFTPQEYAVLASLLLHARHVTVALCLDRPYGLGEELHELNLFHPTATTFLKLSSIADTLGVDMGEVIQLGGQGGLPRFASSPMLAHLERHFDRRSAYRSASAGGERAEIRVHAAVNRRAEVEGAARDILRRAQEEGVRWREMAVMVRNLPDYAELIDTVFGDAGIPYFTDQKQAVLHHPFVEMTRAALDILIGHWRYDAVFRFVKTDFVLPEDGSVTRESFDRLENYVLACGIEGSKWTNGRPWPAEPRQSLDPDDPAAEEKAESVPEQAPEWAEQCRRRIVEPLSALQRSLARSRHVQDMCEALYTFWIRLGVPDKLERMSQEALLDGDVQLSREHRQIWGEMLDILDQMVEMLGGEKMPLELYAGMLETGFESVKLALVPPALDQVLIASMDRTRSSQIKHLYVLGVNDGVMPARPIEDGLLTEYERDLLLAIGMELAPGIRRKLLDERFVIYHAFTSPSESLWLSYALADEEGRSLLPSETVRQIRGLFPGMQEELLLAEPNEFVPEAEQADFIAYPEAALRHLIAQLREWRQGRPIADLWWDVYRWFAAQPAWRERLKTVLGSLAYRNQAQALTAGTSRQLYGQLLRTSVSRMERFVACPFSHFASHGLKLKERRLYRLEAPDIGQLFHAALSRFAGELQAQHRSWAELTPQECQAEADRIVDLLAPRLQGEILLSSERYGHISGKLKRIVGRAAAVMGEHAKRGQFEPVALEMDFGPDKPLPPLRFTLDNGCTMEIIGRIDRVDKAESERGVLLRVIDYKSSQTDLALHDVYYGLSLQMLTYLDVLLTFAEEWLGTEATAAGTLYFHVHNPLLQAANGLNEEQAYEQLLKRFKMKGLILADREAVRLMDGSVEQGHSQVLPLAVKADGSFYSNSSVATEEQWDLLRGTVRSVIRDIGTRITNGDVVIEPYRSGTATACDFCSYKPVCQFDELVDGNQYQLLPRLGKDEVWAKLKGGEAVDGHEPR
- the addA gene encoding helicase-exonuclease AddAB subunit AddA is translated as MDMNRDERNSREYESGGEAGGASRLPSAAAAGQESDSHVLTAAAASVGEAEGTAELPPRPRESTWTEEQWQAIVDGGENILVAAAAGSGKTAVLVERIIRRISDEAAMLHVDQLLVATFTKAAAAEMRERIRLALERKLEANPDSEHLRRQLALLNRASITTLHSFCLEVIQRHFQAVQLDPAFRVANETEIELLRQDVLEELFEERYASKDPAFARMVDWFSGERNDEAAFRLVHRLYDFSRSHPWPEDWLDSMTASFGPADIAELGRSPWADSIMAAARLTLNGIVELLRQAIALTTAPGGPEPYRAALEQELAGAAALADAASSVPWERMHESFGLLSFGRLAACRGDQYDKELQEQVKRLRDQAKKRLQQVRDELFRRTPEQFLQELHSIRPVLEALTSVVREFGDRFEAAKRAKGWLDFADLEHYCLRILRDPSSTPERPVPSAAALLYQEQFAEILLDEYQDTNMVQEAIVDLITRPGRGNRFMVGDVKQSIYRFRLAEPGLFQSKYVSYGKKGRGQGIRIDLARNFRSREGIVDTVNMVFRQIMNADVAELTYDSAAELVCGASYPSAEEIAAESRRGREEFGMPYFATELLLIDKGVPAPADEAAEEEDGETERAAWDAAELETARLEARAIASRIRRMTGDEGEPAYLVCDKDQKRMRPVTYRDMVILLRATQAWAPLMMEELRREGIPAYAEFSTGYFTATEVEIVLSLLRVIDNPQQDIPLAAVLRSPIVGLKEEELARIRLYGRGKPFYCAVMEAARAEAEPGSPSAAPPQIELELPRSADEGADTALRQGRGDWQAKLNRFLERLEQWRNAARQGRLSELIWRVYRETGYYEWVGGLAGGLQRQANLRALYDRARQYESSSIRGLFRFLRFIDRMRDTGGDLGTARALGEREDVVRIMTIHKSKGLEFPVVIVAGLSKRFNQQDLNASFLMHKQLGFGPKYVDEEKRVAYPTLPNLAIRRQMRLELLAEEQRVLYVALTRPKEKLILIGTVQDAEKSIRKWGEALDAERLLLPDYLVAEARSYLDWIGPALIRHPAAAEWRRYAGLPNRNGECLLDDPSRWQLAIVPASVIAAGERLADMPEDEERVARLKALRRLETGDAIPRSAWTEVIGERLSWRDPHRIVTLLPSKTSVTEMKRLAASDDWPPEDWIGDPAGPGEGAVEMAADPAGREFAETAAGAGVNEPAAEPEEAGGDQQANGPYADPSRTLYLRRPRFMERRGITPVERGTAYHLLMQHLPLDRRLTADEVNQTLDDLAARLIMTRMQADALDAESVAAFFDSEVGRQLAEASWVKRELPFSYGLTATEAYTIEGLRRRESMTAAAEALRSGSAPESGNAPRFVATPAFAAMDSSGELDRETVLVQGIIDCLFEWNGDLILLDYKTDKVLAHRGGLRGLTEHYRFQLELYARAIEDIWKRPVKRKVLYFFDAKQACEL